One region of Vigna angularis cultivar LongXiaoDou No.4 chromosome 10, ASM1680809v1, whole genome shotgun sequence genomic DNA includes:
- the LOC108335147 gene encoding uncharacterized protein LOC108335147, whose product MLRCLSKLRCLALQSRQILPPPSSRRLLHHLRPQPLHSASTFRTSSPPSLVFSSWPLHASHPPPSLVQVRHVSSRERKLRRKPMTPTISKVKKTKMKSYSSLKSRFRTMNDGNIRRWKEGKRHNAHLKSKKSKRRLRKPAIVPAAYAKVMKKLNFFA is encoded by the exons ATGCTTCGTTGTTTGTCGAAACTTCGTTGTCTCGCCCTTCAATCACGCCAAATTCTACCACCGCCCTCTTCTCGGCGGCTCCTCCACCATTTGCGGCCGCAACCGCTTCACTCTGCTTCCACATTTCGCACTTCTTCTCCTCCGTCCTTAGTTTTCTCTTCATGGCCTCTCCACGCATCTCATCCTCCCCCTTCC TTGGTTCAAGTGCGCCACGTGTCGTCCAGGGAACGAAAACTGAGAAGAAAGCCGATGACTCCAACTATTTCCAAGGTTaagaaaacgaaaatgaaatcTTATTC GTCTTTAAAATCCAGATTCAGAACAATGAATGATGGGAACATCAGGCGCTGGAAGGAAGGCAAGCGTCACAATGCTCATCTCAAG TCAAAGAAATCAAAACGTAGATTGAGGAAACCTGCTATTGTTCCAGCGGCTTATGCCAAAGTAATGAAGAAGCTCAATTTCTTTGCTTAG
- the LOC108334583 gene encoding uncharacterized protein LOC108334583, giving the protein MKEVTVEADGGQGGAQGVQEGGKGTVRPDIHNRAMKILRAREPYNGYEEVGEKPSGFEVMGWYLYEFCFYFVQTVLVPVVFPLIISQLQRLPTDSLQEWAKNHPAKHCSQKEIHLYSKLTNHTIRTGGGSNFSALEWTSIAWATGLALAAPILGFISFHLDGHFPKLITAAATGIGVFFCLPAGFFKVTAIFVPYIAGIVAASTVATAAHTHHLGLMIRCFTGPTLKRSQFSLRQAVSSRLSLHATAAGCLGAAIISSFTYHMLRELNDNDRDVMSLWVVSIFSGLIWLVGVLHIVTSISRTTDSISFSSRLHPFSIFKYPHAIGGLAGVFLSSFTTMSIFTGGVIFIVGQLCIKPVHLLYFWLTYFLFPLVSLSVLQPLLHVIKMNSVKMQIVGFLLSLLSSGFGFYYGHSHWKWGHLVLFGAIQSTATGILYAFGRLLVLDCAPSGKEGAFSIWYAWMRAAGLCVGFTVGSVAPGRIRTSFGAAFCTAIAGIVVLLFGNISDVGGAVAAGHVREECERSSSSAAGLDSKESARV; this is encoded by the exons ATGAAAGAGGTGACGGTTGAAGCTGATGGAGGGCAGGGAGGAGCACAGGGCGTGCAAGAGGGTGGAAAGGGCACGGTGAGGCCAGACATACACAACAGGGCCATGAAAATTTTGAGGGCAAGAGAGCCTTACAATGGGTACGAGGAAGTGGGGGAGAAACCCTCAGGTTTTGAAGTTATGGGATGGTACCTTTACGAGTTTTGCTTCTACTTTGTTCAAACTGTGCTTGTTCCTGTTGTGTTTCCTCTCATAATCAGTCAGCTACAGCGTCTCCCCACAGATTCGCTTCAGGAATGGGCCAAAAACCACCCAGCCAAGCACTGCTCACAAAAGGAAATTCATCT GTATAGCAAACTCACAAATCACACCATAAGAACAGGTGGTGGATCAAATTTCTCCGCTTTGGAGTGGACATCGATTGCTTGGGCCACTGGTCTAGCTTTGGCTGCTCCAATTCTGGGGTTCATTTCCTTCCATCTTGATGGCCATTTCCCAAAACTCATCACAGCAGCAGCCACAGGAATCGGAGTTTTCTTCTGCCTCCCTGCAGGCTTCTTCAAAGTCACAGCCATCTTCGTTCCCTACATTGCTGGCATTGTTGCGGCCAGCACAGTTGCAACTGCTGCTCACACCCACCATCTCGGCCTCATGATCCGTTGTTTCACAGGACCAACCCTCAAGAGAAGCCAATTCTCCCTCAGACAAGCAGTCTCCAGCAGACTCTCCCTCCATGCCACAGCGGCCGGATGCCTTGGAGCCGCCATAATCTCCTCCTTCACATACCATATGCTCCGGGAACTCAATGACAACGACCGTGATGTGATGAGTCTTTGGGTTGTTTCAATATTCAGTGGTCTAATATGGCTTGTGGGGGTATTACACATTGTCACATCCATCAGCAGAACCACCGATTCCATCTCTTTCTCCTCAAGGCTCCACCCTTTTTCCATCTTCAAGTACCCTCATGCAATCGGAGGCCTTGCAGGGGTTTTCCTCTCCTCGTTCACCACCATGTCGATTTTCACTGGGGGAGTGATCTTCATAGTGGGACAACTCTGCATTAAGCCAGTGCACTTACTCTATTTCTGGCTAACTTACTTCCTTTTCCCACTTGTTTCTTTGTCAGTACTACAACCCTTGCTGCACGTGATCAAAATGAATTCTGTGAAAATGCAAATAGTGGGGTTCCTTCTGTCTCTCTTGTCATCTGGATTTGGATTCTACTACGGACACAGCCACTGGAAATGGGGTCACTTGGTGTTATTTGGTGCAATTCAGAGCACAGCAACAGGGATTCTGTATGCTTTTGGGAGGCTCTTGGTGTTGGACTGTGCTCCCTCTGGGAAAGAAGGTGCATTCTCGATCTGGTATGCTTGGATGAGAGCTGCAGGGTTGTGCGTGGGGTTCACGGTGGGGTCGGTGGCGCCCGGGCGAATTAGGACTTCATTCGGAGCTGCGTTCTGCACTGCCATTGCTGGAATTGTGGTGCTGCTATTCGGGAACATCAGTGATGTTGGAGGTGCTGTTGCTGCGGGGCATGTCAGAGAAGAATGTGAGAGAAGTTCTTCGAGTGCGGCTGGCTTGGATTCTAAAGAATCTGCACGAGTTTGA
- the LOC108335277 gene encoding myb family transcription factor PHL11, producing the protein MEGGGRESYNGLVMTMTRDPKPRLRWTADLHDRFVDAVTKLGGPDKATPKSVLRLMGLKGLTLYHLKSHLQKYRLGQQTRKQNEELNKENSRCSFVNFSTRSSGPNTTYRGDNEGGETPIAEALRHQIEVQKRLEEQLEVQKKLQMRIEAQGKYLQAVLEKAQRTLSLDGSGGLEASRAQLTEFNSALSNFMENMNKDSKENIIEVTGFYNKNHGSAFHYEEVGREQNRDQKPKIDGGSIQFDLNIKGSNDLMSSGGAEMDVNMISYRG; encoded by the exons ATGGAAGGTGGAGGAAGAGAAAGTTATAATGGGTTGGTGATGACTATGACACGAGACCCGAAGCCAAGGCTAAGATGGACAGCAGATCTTCATGATCGCTTTGTGGATGCAGTTACAAAGCTTGGTGGCCCCGATA AGGCCACTCCCAAGTCTGTTCTGAGGTTAATGGGGTTGAAAGGTCTGACACTGTATCATTTGAAGAGCCATTTACAG AAGTATAGACTTGGACAGCAGACTCGAAAACAAAACGAGGAACTGAACAAAGAGAACAGTA GATGTTCGTTTGTAAATTTTAGCACTCGTTCTTCAGGGCCTAACACTACTTACAGAGGTGATAATGAAGGGGG AGAAACCCCAATAGCAGAAGCACTGAGGCATCAGATTGAAGTTCAAAAGAGATTGGAAGAGCAGCTCGAG GTACAGAAGAAGTTGCAGATGAGAATAGAGGCACAAGGGAAGTATTTGCAAGCAGTGTTAGAAAAAGCTCAGAGAACCCTTTCCTTGGATGGATCAGGAGGTCTTGAAGCATCAAGAGCTCAGTTGactgaattcaactctgcttTGTCAAATTTCATGgaaaatatgaataaagatAGCAAAGAAAACATAATAGAAGTGACCGGTTTTTATAATAAGAACCATGGCTCAGCTTTCCATTATGAGGAAGTAGGGAGAGAACAAAATAGGGATCAAAAGCCCAAGATTGATGGGGGTTCAATACAGTTTGACTTAAACATTAAGGGTAGCAATGATCTCATGTCTTCTGGTGGGGCTGAAATGGATGTCAATATGATTTCATATAGGGGGTAg